The Myxococcales bacterium DNA window GGAGATGGATCGGACCCAGAACGACGAGCAGTTCGTGGCCGAGCAGATGGGCGTGATGGCCCAGGCTGAGGACGACGAGTTCGTGAAGGGCCAGATCGAGGAGATGGCCAAGGAGCAGAGCGACGAGGAGTTCGTCGCCTTCCAGATGGGCGTGATGGAGGCCGAGCAGAAGGAGGAGCAGGCCGGCACGCCCGCGCAGGAGACCAAGGACGAGGCCACCGACGCCGCCGAGGCCACGCTGGTCGACACGGTCACGGCCGTGCCCGAGGCCGCGCCCGAGCTGATCGGCACCGCGCTCGCCGAGCACCCCGACCTGCGGGCGCCGATCCTCGAGGAGGCGACCAAGGAGCAGGGCGCCGAGGTCGTCGCCGAGGCGGTCGTCGTCGAGGAGGAGGAGAAGCAGGCCGAGACCTCGACCGAGCCCGCGCCGCAGCAGGAGGAGATCAAGGCCGAGCCGGTGATCGAGGAGGCCCTGACGCAGCCCCACGCCGTCGAGGAGGCGTGGGTCGCCGGCGCGCGCCGGTACAACGAACGCCACGCCGAGCTGGTCGCGGCGTTCAACGAGCTGACCGACAACCAGTACGTGCTCCCCGACGGCTCGGTGTCGCCGGAGGTCATCATCGCGTGGCAGCAGGCCAACGGCGTCGGGGTCGACGGCCGGATCGGCCCCGAGACCATCGCCGCCGCCCGCGCGGGCGCCCGCAGGGTGCCGCTGGCCGACGCGGTCTCGGCGGTGCAGGTCGAGGACGAAGAGCCCGTCGCCGATCCCGAGTAGCAGGCGGGCGAGCGCGCCCCGCCGCGCACCGCGCGCCCCCGAGCGCCGCGATCAGCCGATGCGGCCCATCTCGCGGTACTCGAGCCCCGCCGCCAGCTCCAGATCGGCGCCGGTGATCGTGGCGTCGCTGCCGCGATCCATGGCGCGGGCGGCCGCGCGCAGGGCCGCCTTCTTGATGTAGCCGCCCGACATCTCGAACCGCGCGCCGAGGCGCTCCCAGTCGATGTCCTCGGCCACCTTGCTCTCGGGCGGGAACATGCTCTTCCACAGCGCGGTCCGCACCGGCGGCTCCGGCATCTCGAACTGGATCGTGAAGCGCACGCGCCGCTTGAACGCGTCGTCGATGCCCTGCTCGAGGTTGGTGGCCAGGAGCGTCACGCCGTTGTAGGTCTCCATCCGCTGCAGCAGGTAGTTGACCTCGAGGTTGGCGTAGCGATCGTTAGAGCTCTTGACCTCGGTGCGCTTGGCGAACAGCGCGTCGGCCTCGTCGAAGAACAGGATCGCGTGCGAGTTCTCGGCCTCGTCGAACACCCGCGCCAGGTTCTTCTCGGTCTCGCCGACGTACTTGTTGACGACCTGGGCCAGCTCGATCAGGTACAGGTCGTAGCCGAGCTCGCGCGCCAGGAGCTGCGCGACCATGGTCTTGCCGGTGCCGGGCGGCCCGGCCATGATCGCCGACACGCCGCGGCCGTACGGCAGCTTGCGGGCCCAGCCCCACTCCTCGAGCAGCGCCGCCCGGTACTTGGCGAAGTTGCACAGCTCGCGGATCGTGTCGTGGGTGTCGTCGGGCAGGACCAGATCGTCCCAGACGAACCCGGGCTCGATCCGGCGCGCGACGGTGCCGAGCCGGTGCTGCAGCATCAGCCGCGCGCTCTCGCCCAGCGCCGCCAGATCGATCCGCGCGTCGCCGCGCAGGCGGGCCTGGCTGACCGCGCGCTCGGCGGCGCGGCGGATCGCGCCGCCGCCCAGCGCGAACCGCGCGGCGATCGCCCGGACCTCGCCGGGATCGACCAGGTCGCCGCCGCCGACCCCGGCCAGGCCGCGCTGCCACAGCTCGATCCGCTCGTGCAGCGTCGGCCCCGGCACCGCGACCTCGACCAGCTCGGGGACGGCCGGGGTCAACCACGGCGGCCGGACGTGCGCGGTCAGCACCACGGGGCCGGGCGTGCGCCGCACCAGGTCGGCGAAGCGCTCGGTCAGCCCTGGGGCGACCTCGGCGAACACGCCGACCTCGTGGAACAGCGTGATCGCGCCGCGCAGGCCGGCCTCGCGCGCGATCCGGGCCATGCGCTCGTCGAGCCGATCGGGGGCGCGCACCAGCTCGGCGACGTCGACCCGCACGACCGACCGACCGGCCTCGGTGGCGAGCGCGCGCACCAGCAGCGTCTTGCCGATGCCGGCGCTGCCGTGGACCAGCACCCGCGGCGGCGCCGCGCCGGCCTGGGTCAGCGCGCGGCGCACCACCGCCACGACCGCGGGCGCCGCGACGACGTCGGCGACGGTCGCCGGCGGGGCCAGCGCGACCACGCCGTCGAGCGCGGGATCGAGGCCGTCGTCGCCCTGGAGGAAGCCGATCACCCGATCGGCCAGCCGGGCCGGGCGCCGGGCCGGCGGCGTCACGTCGGTGTCGGCGGCGACGCCGACCAGCACCACCCGCAGCCGCCGCAGCGCGCCCTCGGGCGCCAGCGCCGACCGCACCGCGCCGCGCCGGGCGGCGTCGTCGCCGCCGACCAGCTCGATCAGGAAGCCGACGTCGGGGCGCTTGCGCGTGAAGTCGTCCCACGCGAACGCGTAGGCGCGCTCGAGGTCGGGATCGTGCTCGGGCGCGATCATCGCGGCGACGATCCGCAGCTCGAGGTCCGTGAGCCCGAGCCCGCTCGCCAGCGTCGCCAGCCGGCCCGGTCGCGCGCCTAGCGCGGCCCAGCGCGGGTCGACGTCGTCGGCGCCACCGGCGCCGGTGCGGGCGCCGTCGAGGATGCGGACCACGTCGCTGGCGGCGACCGCGAACCGCGATCGCGGCACGCCCTCGACCGCGTCGGGCGCGCGCGCGGTCCGGCGCAGGAGCGCCTCGAGCCAGCCGCGGGCGATCGCCGCGATCTCGTCGAGCTGGTCGGAGGTGGACGGTGCGACCGACGCCACGCGCGGACGGTAGCACGACGCGATCACCGGCCACCCGTCGGCGCGGCGCCGATCCACGGTCAGGCCCCTGCCACTCGAGGTGGGGTCAGGGCTCGACGCGCTGGCTGTCGGCGGCCGACAGCTCGATCAGGAGCTCGTCGGCGACCAGCGCGCCGGCCCACCCGAGGTCGACCGACAGCCGCTGGCCGGTGTCGCCGAGCACGCCGACGAGGCCGACGTCGGCCAGCCAGAACACCTCCGACCGCGCCGGCGCCGGCGCCTCATCGGAGCGCGGGCCGGTGGGGTCGCCGAGCGGGTCGCCCGCGCGCAGCACCACGACCGGCGCCAGGCCCAGGTGCAGGTAGGGCGTGCCGTAGTCGTTGGGGTAGCTGACGGCGCCGCCGGCGTGGACGGTGGCGCTGACCAGGCCGGTCGAGAGCCACGCCAGGCCGGCGCCGTAGGTCAGCGCGACCCAGTCGTGCGCGGCGGGCGTGGCCAGCCCGAAACCGCGCGCGGCGACCATCCAGATGTGCGGGTGGTCGCGGTCGCCCTCGCCTCTCCCGATCGTCAGCTCGCCGCCGACCGCGGTGCGGGTCGTGACCTGGCGCTCGATCCGGATCGCCGCGCCGAGGCCGTCCGAGAACAGCTCACCGGCGATGCCGACGATCAGCATCGCGGTGGTGCTGTCGACCGGCGCGGCCGCGGTGTCGCGGTGGAGCGCGACGTTGGGCGCCGGCGGCAGCGGCTTGCACGCCGCCACCACGACCAGCGCCGCCGGCAGCCTCACACGAAGTCCCGCTTGCGGAAGATCGCGCACGCCAGCACCAGCAGCGCGCCGATCCACAGCGCGGCGTGGCCGGCCGCCAGCGCGACGTAGCCCCAGTCGACGAAGTCGGCGTGGATCGAGACGTGCTGACCGTCGACCTCGGAGCCGGAGATCGAGAACACGTGCAGGTCGGGCACGATCGCCAGCGCGCCCCGGGCGACCAGCTTGATCCACGGGGTCTCGGAGGTCGCGATGGCGGCGCGCAGGTCGGGCGTGAACCGGCCGATCAACCACAGCGCCAGCGCGAACAGGCCCGACAGGAACGGGCTCGAGAACGACGAGAAGAACACCGCGATCGCCGCCACCGTCAGCACCTCGAACCACGCCAGCACGATCGCCTTGACCACCGGGCCGGTGACCGCCACGCCCTGGTAGCCGAGCAGGACCACCATCGCCAGCGCGAACAGCGCCACCAGCACCGTCAGGATCAGCGCCATGCCCAGGTACTTGCCGAGCACGAACTCCCACCGGGCCAGCGGCTTGGAGATGATCGAGTAGATCGTGCGCTTCTGGATCTCGCTGTAGAGCAGGAGCACGCCGACCACGATCGCGGTCAGCGCGCCGAAGATCGAGATGCCGGCCACGCCGATGTCGCGCACCACCCGCCCCTGCTGGCTGATCGACATCTCGCCCAGCACGATCGCCAGCAGGTTGGCGGCGACGACGATCAGCAGGATCCCGTAGAGGATCTTGATGCGCGCGGCCTCGCGGAAGGTGTTGAGGCCGATCGCCCACATCCGGCCCAGCGACGCCGTCACAGCGGCACCGTCCCGGCCTTGCGCTCGTCCTCGACCCGACGCAGGAACAGATCCTCGAGGGTCTCGTGCCGCGGCGTGACCGCCAGCACCCGGGCGCCCTGGCCGCGCGCGAACGCCAGCAGGTCGTCGAGGTCGCTGCTCGCGGCCACGGTCACCAGCAGCTCGCCCGGGACCCGGCGCGCGGTGCTGGCCCGGGCCGAGATCGCCGCGACCGCCTCGGCCGGCGCGTCGTCGGCCAGCGCCAGGCGCACCTCGGAGTCGAGGGTCGTGGCGTCGACCAGATCGCTCGGCCGGCCGATGTCGCGGATCGTGCCGGCGACGCAGATCGCGACCCGATCGCAGATCGACTCGACGTCGGACAGGATGTGCGACGAGAAGAACACGGTCTTGCCGCCGTCGCGCTGCTCGAGGATCAGATCGCGGATCTCCTTGCGGCCGATCGGATCGAGCCCGCTCATCGGCTCGTCGAGCACGACCAGCTCGGGATCGTTGATCAGCGCCAGCGCCAGCCCGGCCCGCTGCATCATGCCCTTCGAGAACTTCTTGAGCGGCAGGCCGCGGGCGCGGTCGAGCCCGACCTTGACGATCAGCAGGTCAGCGCGGGCGCGGCGATCGGCGGCCGACATCCCGAACAGGCGCCCGCCCAGATCGAGCAGCTCGCCGACGGTCAGGTAGTCGTAGAAGTACGGCTGCTCGGGCAGGAAGCCCATGCGCTGGCGCGCGGCCCGGGTCGGCACCGGCGCGCCCAGGATCTCGGCCTTGCCGCCGGTGATCGAGCACAGGCCCATCAGGCAGCGGATGGTCGTGGTCTTGCCGGCGCCGTTGGGCCCGAGGAAGCCGAACACCTCGCCGGCGGCGACCTCGAACGAGACGCCGCGCAGGGCCTCGACCTTCTTGCGCCGGAACGGCGTGCGGTAGGTCTTCGCCAGATCGGTGACGGTGATGACGGCCACGGCGGCGCCTACGGGTAGCGGCCCTGGAACCCGACGCCGAACTCGATCCCGACCGAGATCCAGCGGCGGAACGCGATGTCCTCGGCGAAGAACGCGTACGCGCCGTAGGCCTCGTGGAAGTCGAGGTGGATGCCGTTGGCGTTGCGGATCGACACGTCGGTGCCGAGCTCGTCGCCGGTCGGGCTGGTGTAGCCGGTGTCGTCGATCGCGAGCTGCGCGGTCGAGAAGAACTTCAGGACGCCGGTGTCGTTGAAGTAGAACTTCACGCCCGGCGCGTAGTGGCGCAGGCGCGGCCCGTCGCTGGCGGTGACGCTGCCGCCGAAGTCGCGCTCGACGCCGAGGCGCATGTCGAACATGAGCTCGACCCGCCCGGTCAGGCCGTAGCTGACCGACAGGTCGAACGCGAACGGGATCCGGCCCAGGCACACGGCCGAGTTGCCGGTGGTGTTGCCGTTGCTGTCGCGGTCGCCGCAGTACTCGTTGTCGTAGGTCTTGATGAAGCGACCGCCGGTGAGCAGCGACACCGCCAGCCCGACCTGACCCTTGTGGGTGCGGCGAGCCATCGACGGCGGCGCCACCGGCTCGGTGGTGTAGAGCTTCGGCTCGCCGTCGCCGGGGCCCTCGCCCGCGGCGGCGGCGTCGTCGACCGGGGCCAGGCCGTCGCCACGGGCCAGGCCCGGGAGCAGCGCGATCGCGACGGTCAGGCCTGCGGCCGACAGGGCTCTCATCGGCGTCCACGCTATCACGGCCGACCCCGCCGGCGCGCCGGTCGGCCCGGGCGAGATTGCGCGCGGCCTCGATCCGGCGGGTCCTCGATCCGGCTGGTCGACACCGGTGCACTCTGGGGTTAGCTTTGGGCGTGATCTCGCGCCGTCGCCTCCTCGGCGCCGGGCTGGTCGGGGCCGCCGCCCTGGCCTGGCCTCGGCGAGCACGCGCGATCGGCCCCGGGTCGAAGTTCCGGGTCGGCCAGCTGGCGCTCGGCGCGCCGCAGCCGCGGCCCGACGCGCTGCGACGGCTGCTGTGGGAGCTCGACAAGCGCACCTCGATCGCGGTCGATCTCGAGGCGCCGACCGTGGCCCCGACCGCGCCGACCCTGCACGAGACCCCGTTCCTGTACCTGGCCGGCGATCGCGAGTTCGCGGTGCCGAGCCCGGCCGGGGTCGAGGCGCTCCGACGGTTCCTGACCTTCGGCGGGTTCCTGCTGATCGACTCGGCCGAGGGCACCACCGACGGCGCGTTCGACAAGTCGGTGCGGGCGCTGTGCGCGGCGCTGTACCCGACCCCGGCCCCGGGCCTCGAGCTGGTGCCAGCCGATCACGTGGTCTACAAGGCGTTCTACCTGCTCGAGCGACCGCTCGGGCGCCTGGCGCTGTCGCCGGTGATGGAGGGCATCACCCGCAGCGGCCGGCTCACCGTCGCCTACGTCCAGAACGACCTCGGCGGCGCGTGGACCAAGGACAACTTCGGCAACTACGCGTTCCCGTGCGAGCCCGACGGCGATCGCCAGCGCGAGCTCGCCTACCGGATGGGCGTCAACCTGGCGATGTACGCGCTGTGCCTCGACTACAAGACCGACCAGGTCCACGTGCCGTTCATCATGCGCCGGCGGCGCTGGCGTCCCGATGACGGCGCCCAGACCCCGGCCGCGCCGCCGACGCCGCCCAAGCCGTGACCGTCGCCCTGTTCGATCCGCGCATGCGGTGGCTCCTGGCCGCGGTCGCGGTGATCGGGGCCGCGGTCGCCGTGCTGGCCCGCCGCCGCGGCGCCCCGCGGGTGGGCACGATCGCGCTGTGCGCGGTGTTCGGCGCGGTCGGCGTGATCGCGGCCGAGGCGCTGGTGGCGCTGACGGTGCGCCTGGCCGCGCCGGCGGCGGTCGAGTTCAACGAGCACCGCTGGGTGCTGCTGGCGCCGTGGCGGCGGCGCGGGCTGTGGCTCGGCTCGATCGCGGTGGCGGCGATCGCGGCGCTGGGCTGGCGCGCCAGCCGCGGCGCCACGCCGCTGCGGCGCGCGGCGATGGTGTCGCTGCGGGCCGGCGCCGCGGTGATCGCGCTGGTGGTGTTCCTCGAGCCGGCCATCGAGCTGCGGCAGGTGGCGCGCGAGCCCAACCGGGTCGCGATCCTGGTCGACGACTCGCGCTCGATGGCGCTGCACGATCGGGCCGGTGGGCCGACCCGGACCGAGCGCGTGCGGGCGCTGCTCGACGCGTCGACCGACGCGCTCGCGGCCTGGCGCAAGGACCACCAGCTCGACGTCTACACCTTCTCCGACGTGGTCGCGCCGACCTCGCTCGAGGGCGTCGCCCGCACGCCCGCGACCGGCGAGGCCTCCCTGCTGCGCAAGGCGCTCGAGGCGATCCGGGCCCGCTACGACGGCCGCGACCTCGCCGGCATGGTGGTCCTGTCCGACGGCGCCGCCACCGGCGAGTTCAGCGAGGGCGAGGGCGTGATGGGCGACTTCCTGCGCTCGCTCGACACCCGCGTGCACACGGTCTGGACCGCGCGGCCGGGGCTGCGCGACGTGGCGGTGCAGCGGGTCCTGGCCGACGAGTTCGCGTTCGTGCGCACGGTCGTGCGGCTCGAGGCGGTGATCCGCTCGACCGGCTACCCGGCGCGCCGGGTCCAGGTCTCGCTCGCCGCCGACGGCAAGGTCGAGCGCCAGAAGTGGGTCGATCTGCCCGCCGACGGCACCGCCACGGTGACGTTCGAGGTCACCCCGCCCCGGGTCGGGCGCTACCTGTACGAGATCGCGGTGCCGGTCGCCGGCGACGAGGCCGTCGACGCGAACAACACCCGGGCGTTCGTGGTCCGGGTCATCCGCGACAAGATCCGCGTGCTCCAGGTCGCCGGCGCGCCGGCCTGGGACGTCCGGGCGCTGCGGGCGATGCTCGAGGACAACCCCAACGTCGATCTGATCTCGTTCTTCATCCTGCGGACCCAGGACGACATCGCGCTGGTGCCCAACGACGAGATGTCGCTGATCCCGTTCCCGACCCGCGAGCTGTTCGAGGAGCAGCTGCCGTCGTTCGACGTGATCGTGCTGCAGAACTTCGAGTTCCTCCCCTACGGCATCGGCGACTACCTCGACAACATCCGCAGCTACGTCGAGGGCGGCGGCGGGCTGGCGATGCTCGGCGGCGACATGTCGTTCTCCTCGGGCGGCTACCACGGCACGCCGGTGGCCGCGGCGCTGCCGGTCGAGCTGGCCGAGCCCTGGGGCGCCGGCGACCTGATCGACACCGCGCGCTTCGCGCCCGAGCTGACCGACGCCGGCAAGACCCACCCGGTGACCGCGCTGCGCTACGCCACCGCCGACAACGTCGCGGCGTGGAAGGCGCTGCCCGAGCTCGAGGGCGTCAACCGCGTGCTCGGCGCCAAGCCCGACGCCACGGTGCTCGCGGTCCACCCGCGCCTGCGCACCGCGCGCGGCGCGCCGATGCCGGTGATCGTCGCCGGCGACTACGGCCAGGGCCGGACCCTGGCGATCACCACCGACAGCCTGTGGCGCTACGGCTTCGTCGCCGCCGGCCGCCCCGGCGACGACGGCCGCGCCTACGGCAAGCTGTGGGAGAACGCGATCCGCTGGCTGATCCAGGATCCCGACCTGCGCAACCTGCACATCGACAGCGACGCGGTCGAGTACGCCCCGCGCGCGACCGTGCGGCTCACGGCCCGGCTGCTCGGGCGCGACTACCAGCCGCTGGCCAAGGGCAAGGTCGCGGTGACGTGGAAGCGCGGCGCCGACCCCGCCACCGCCACGCCGGTGGGCGCCACGTCGATCACCGTCGGCGACGACGGCACCGGCACCTACGACCTGCGCGGCCTGGCCCCGGGCGCGTACCGGATCGAGGCCACGGCCGAGGTCAGCGGCCGGGTCATCACCGCCGGCGACATCTTCCTGGTGCGCGACACCTCGGTCGAGCTCGACGAGCCGGCCGGCGTGCCCGGGACGCTCGAGAAGATCGCGCTGGCCACCGGCGGCCGGGCGCTGGGCCCGGTCGACAGCCTGCCGGCCGTCCTGAACTTCGATCTGCCGCGGGTGGTCCGCGTCGATCAGCGCGCCGACGTCGAGCTGTGGAGCCGCCCCGGCCTCCTGGCGCTGGCGTTGCTCCTGCTCGGGCTCGAGTGGCTCTTGCGCCAGCGCAGCGGATACCTGTAAACCGCCTCAGAGGATCCCATGCTCGCCCTCGATAGCCTGGTCACCGACCTGATGTTCCGCGCCGACGCGCAGCTCGAGCAGCAGACGCTGATCGACGCGCTCGGCGGCCCCGACGCCGCCAAGCAGAAGAAGCTGCTGGACCCCGACATGCTCGATCCCCGCATGGAGATGGAGCTGTCGCCGTCGATCCCGTTCCGGCGCCGCACCGAGCGCCGCCTGATGATCATCGACGACAGCGCGCCGCTGCGCGCCGATCCGCAGGAGCCGGTGGTGCCGGTGGATCTGCGGCCGGCCAAGGAGGCGTTGATCGCGCTGTGCGAGACGCTGCCGGTGCGGCTGGGGCGCCTGTTCGCGCTGGGCTCCTGGGGCGACGCGGTGCTCGTGGCCCGCTCGGCCCGCGACCTGCGCGCCGTGTGCCTGATCGCGTGGGCGCTCGACCCCACCGTCGACCTCGACGGGAAGCGCCGCGCCAACCAGCTCCAGCGCGCCGAGTTCGAGGCCAAGATCATGGCCTACGACAAGCGCCTCGAGGAGCTC harbors:
- a CDS encoding DUF4159 domain-containing protein — protein: MGLALGVISRRRLLGAGLVGAAALAWPRRARAIGPGSKFRVGQLALGAPQPRPDALRRLLWELDKRTSIAVDLEAPTVAPTAPTLHETPFLYLAGDREFAVPSPAGVEALRRFLTFGGFLLIDSAEGTTDGAFDKSVRALCAALYPTPAPGLELVPADHVVYKAFYLLERPLGRLALSPVMEGITRSGRLTVAYVQNDLGGAWTKDNFGNYAFPCEPDGDRQRELAYRMGVNLAMYALCLDYKTDQVHVPFIMRRRRWRPDDGAQTPAAPPTPPKP
- a CDS encoding ABC transporter ATP-binding protein: MTVTDLAKTYRTPFRRKKVEALRGVSFEVAAGEVFGFLGPNGAGKTTTIRCLMGLCSITGGKAEILGAPVPTRAARQRMGFLPEQPYFYDYLTVGELLDLGGRLFGMSAADRRARADLLIVKVGLDRARGLPLKKFSKGMMQRAGLALALINDPELVVLDEPMSGLDPIGRKEIRDLILEQRDGGKTVFFSSHILSDVESICDRVAICVAGTIRDIGRPSDLVDATTLDSEVRLALADDAPAEAVAAISARASTARRVPGELLVTVAASSDLDDLLAFARGQGARVLAVTPRHETLEDLFLRRVEDERKAGTVPL
- a CDS encoding ABC transporter permease; this encodes MTASLGRMWAIGLNTFREAARIKILYGILLIVVAANLLAIVLGEMSISQQGRVVRDIGVAGISIFGALTAIVVGVLLLYSEIQKRTIYSIISKPLARWEFVLGKYLGMALILTVLVALFALAMVVLLGYQGVAVTGPVVKAIVLAWFEVLTVAAIAVFFSSFSSPFLSGLFALALWLIGRFTPDLRAAIATSETPWIKLVARGALAIVPDLHVFSISGSEVDGQHVSIHADFVDWGYVALAAGHAALWIGALLVLACAIFRKRDFV
- a CDS encoding ATP-binding protein — protein: MASVAPSTSDQLDEIAAIARGWLEALLRRTARAPDAVEGVPRSRFAVAASDVVRILDGARTGAGGADDVDPRWAALGARPGRLATLASGLGLTDLELRIVAAMIAPEHDPDLERAYAFAWDDFTRKRPDVGFLIELVGGDDAARRGAVRSALAPEGALRRLRVVLVGVAADTDVTPPARRPARLADRVIGFLQGDDGLDPALDGVVALAPPATVADVVAAPAVVAVVRRALTQAGAAPPRVLVHGSAGIGKTLLVRALATEAGRSVVRVDVAELVRAPDRLDERMARIAREAGLRGAITLFHEVGVFAEVAPGLTERFADLVRRTPGPVVLTAHVRPPWLTPAVPELVEVAVPGPTLHERIELWQRGLAGVGGGDLVDPGEVRAIAARFALGGGAIRRAAERAVSQARLRGDARIDLAALGESARLMLQHRLGTVARRIEPGFVWDDLVLPDDTHDTIRELCNFAKYRAALLEEWGWARKLPYGRGVSAIMAGPPGTGKTMVAQLLARELGYDLYLIELAQVVNKYVGETEKNLARVFDEAENSHAILFFDEADALFAKRTEVKSSNDRYANLEVNYLLQRMETYNGVTLLATNLEQGIDDAFKRRVRFTIQFEMPEPPVRTALWKSMFPPESKVAEDIDWERLGARFEMSGGYIKKAALRAAARAMDRGSDATITGADLELAAGLEYREMGRIG